The following DNA comes from Rutidosis leptorrhynchoides isolate AG116_Rl617_1_P2 unplaced genomic scaffold, CSIRO_AGI_Rlap_v1 contig518, whole genome shotgun sequence.
TCAGcatactttttttttttcttttgatgcTAATTTATCAGCATACTCCAGCTCATGATAATTAGATTTTCTATATACTCAAAACATCTGGATAAATTGTAAATGACATGTAAGAATCGAGGACACAATCATTTCAATCTCGAACCATAGATATTGGTTTGTCTCATTACCGAACTTACTTTCATCCAATCAGAGCACTACATTTATCAGTTTACTATACAACTGCCCGCATCTGAACATTCCTACTTCTCAGTCTTCCAATCAACAGACCATCGTTCAATTCATCATCCCACAAACATCTCCAAAGCTCTTTTTTCCGTTCATTCTCCGATTCTCCGATTTGGTGACGATGACGGAGGTAAAAGATCCGAATGCGGGTCCGAATTCAAGTCCGAACCCGACCGTCCTTCTCCACCCACGCCGGGAACCATTCGAGCATGGACTCTTACAAATCCAGAAACTTGTCTTCACCGACCCGGCTCAAACCCTGGCTTCGTTAAAGCAGAAGCTCGTAAAGTCATCTTCATCATCGACTCAGCGTATCGACTCAGCCACTCTCTCCGAGTCGCTACAGATCTCGCTCGACCACGCGCGCCTAATCCTCGACACGCTTGCGTCTGTTCTCCACTCCGAGTCCGACCAGCTCGTCCGAGCTAAGCCTGATGAAATCGACGCGGTCGGTGCTGATTTGAGTGATCTGATTTTATTTCTATATATACAATCTTACAAGAGGCTTTTGCCGAGAAGCCACAAGGATTCTGCTTCTGTCGCCGACGTGTGGCCGTCCACATCTGCATTCGATGGTTACTTGTCTGCACTCTCGCCGCTTCAGGTAGTGGTTGATCGTATTATTCATGCAATGCTAATGTCTCGTTATCTTCTGTGTTTGTATTCATTTGGTGAATCGTATTTGACATTGCTAGCAATTGCTTACATCGCACTACTGTTGTGCTAGAGTAGATGCAGTATACTTCTACAGTATTTGTTGAATTCCGTGTGATATTGTGACGGTCAATTAGTACCATTGTAGTTTTCTGTATATTCCTGATCTATGGTGTTGATTTTGTCACATTGTCTCTTAGTTTGGTTTACTGGTTTTGGATAGGTTCCATTATTGCTTACTGCTATTTCATGCTGCATTTCAGCTTGTTTTGACCATAACATGTTTTATGATAGACAGATTTCattgattttatttatttatctttatGGAATTTAACTTGGCATCGATTTTTTTGTAGCTTGTGCGTAGTAACAGTCGCCGGTTTATGCCATCACAAGCTGATGAAGAGGCTCATCAGTTATCATACCTTCAAAAGCACCTGGGTAACATTCTCTCTCTTTTAGGGGAACCTGTTGAGGGTGAAGGCGAAGAATCTCTGGTATGTAAAATTACTGCTTCAGGCTACTTTTAATTGGATGTTTACTTCTTTCTTAAATTTCAACCAAAAAGTGATAAAGGTTTAGATAATGCatgtttctcttcttcttctctttaTTTCCCTTCTTAAGTAAAATGGAACTTTGGCCATCATACTACCTTTACTTAGTATCTGAGTCATTTCATCTTCTGAAAGCTCTTGAGCACACCTTACTTGGTTGAAGTAATGGGTGATGAAAACTGACAATATCAATTTCCTATTGTAGCAAGCACCATAACAAGAGTTGGATAGTGATCAACCACACCTCAGATTAATGCTCTTGTCTATAATGTGATAGGTTTTGACTATGGAAGGATTTGAGCACCTTGGATTCCTAATCCAATTTGGTGACAAGGGATCTGAAGGAGCTCCGTTAAGCCAAtccgcaccatttttcgcaaattCAGATCCCGACATGCCTGCTGTTCCTGTCCCTGCTGCTCAAGTCCATGATTGGATCTTACAGAATATAACTACTGCTTTGGAGCATCTCACAGAAAGGGTCTCTGCGAAAGAAAATGGACCACAAAGTGCCTCTGATCAGGATGTTGCTATGGCTGATGCAGGTGCAAATTCTGTTAAGACCTCAACAAGTGCCTGGGGTCCATGTTTCATAGAGGGAATTTCTAAGTCATCTCACGTAAAACTAGCATCAGATCTTAAAGGTTCTTCTGTAAAGGTATGCTTTGAAATGCAGATTGTTGGTGTTTTCTGAATGTTGCCACTTGCCAACGCTGCAATGTTTTTGTGACTATGATGGATGATACTTGCTTAATATCTCATCTATTTGCTTTCACTTTGCTCTGATGACTGAAGTTTCTTTTGCTTTTCAGCTTTAGTGCCTTATTAACAGATATGGATTATCCCAGGAAACTAATCTGAATTCATATGTGATCACACATCGCAGGTTCTTAATTGCCACGATTCTGTCATTTACATCCTTGCACCTTTGAGATATGCAACGGTCTATGGGTGCTCTGATGCTACCATAGTTCTTGGAGCTGTTGGCAAGGTAAGGAAAGTAGGAAACGTTGCTTTTGACAATCTGGGTACTGCAATTCCTACTCAACTGAATTCAACTATTGTTCCAAACCCTGACAATAATCTTGATCGGCTATGTTGTGTATTCCGTAACTGCTAGGAAAAAAACTTTTCTTCAATGATTTGGAAACGTAGTCTGTATATGATATACGATAATTAAACGAAAAATGTGATATTGATTACACTTACTCACCATTCTAAAAGATGCTTACTTTCATGTGGTTTTCATAGTTGCTTATACATCTGATTCTCCTTTCCTTTCGATGCTCATATTTCCTCATCCTTTCAAATTTCGTTGTTGTCATGTAGATTTTTTCAATTATGTTCTTGCTACTAAAAGAAAAACGTGAAGTTATCTCTAAAACCAACAAATTACATTGAATGTTCTATTATGTCATTTGTTGTCTCCCAAACTGTTAGGCATGCATTTGAATTATAATCTTCTATGGTTTTGATTATAGGCTGTTAGGGTGGAACATTGTGAGCGAGTCCATGTAATAACAGCAGCAAATCGTGTCTGCATTGCCAACTGTCGTGAGTGCTTATTCTTTTTGGGGGTAAACCAGCGGCCTCTTATTGTTGGTGATAACCATAAGCTGCAGGTGAGTTTGTTTGTTTATTTGTTTTATGCACTGCTAGGTGGTACATACGACTCGGAATGACACTTGTCTCCTCCACATGAATAGGTAGCGCCATTTAATACATACTACTCGCAATTGGAGGAGCATATGGCTGAAGTCGGCATCGATtcaactattaatagatgggatgAGCCGTTGCCATTGGGTGTTGTCGATCCTCATGATTCCATATCTCACCCTGCTGGTGTCTCTGATGCTCAAGCTGAGTCAGCCACACGCCTAGACCCTGACCACTTCACTAACTTTTTGGTATGCCTATCCTTCCTGTTACAAAAACAATCTTAATTCATTTAACTTGTTCTTTGAAATGATGGTTTGTGCTTCTTCCTTGATACCCAGATCCCAAACTGGTACGGAGCTGAATCTGCTGGGTCCACAAAAGACAATCCTTTCCAGCTTCCCGAAGCATACTTGACATCGCAGCAGAAAAATGTAAGTGACATCGCAATAGTTGCTACTAGCATTCACTTTTACTTTCGATTTTCGTTACTTACTGTGTACTGGAGTTTTGTGCTTTGCTTGTCAGAAGCTGATGGCTTTTATTTTCTTGACAGCAAAGCAACTTGGGGGAAGTAAAGCAAATGCTTAGAGAGGTACCCATTGAAGAGAGCAGGAAGAAGGAGTTGTCCAGTGCACTTCATTTATACTTTAAAGATTGGTTATATGGTAATTATACTCTCTCTATATATGGACTTTtaagttttctttttttttttgctaaagatTCTTATAAACTGTTCAAGATTCATAATCGTCTCGTTCCTACGATATGACAGCTTCTGGAAATATCCGTCAACTCTATTGCTTACAAGGAGACTAACACCAATCCGATAAAAATTCCGTGGCAGAGCTAGTATAGGAGCTGTGGCCTGTGAGGTTGTTTGATCTCACAGCTTTTCAGATTTCTAAATTTAGtattttgtaattttatttatttttaataaatcaaTATAGCTGTACTTTTACTCTGTGATTATAATTTTGTTAATGAATAGCAATATCTTTGTATGATCAACTTAACATTGTTGTATTGCTAATTAACGCTTATTTCATTATTTCTGCACTAATTGATAGTATGATGTTAGTAATTAAAATTTAACCATTATTCAATTTTAGGAAAAAAAACTACTTGGTTGTGTTGTTTTATATTGAATTTTTACTCTCTCCATTCCTCATTAAGCATAATTTTTTTTAtgcaaattatataaaaaaaaagacacTTAATCAGAGAATGAAGTAACAAAAGGAACACCAATGTGATTGATGTGATCATCTTACCATATTTTCGGTAACAAATCGGTTGTACTCTCTACAAATTTTCAGACAACCTCTGCCTAATATATTTCTTTTCATAGGCTCTTTACATTACATCCCTAAAGCAATTCGCAATTAATTATCCAGAGGATAGGAAGGAATGCCAAAACTTTAGACTTGACTCAGTTTCCAGGGACCATCTGCATCAGCTTCTCAGCTTGGTCAGGGAAGAAGGTGATGAAAAGAAATGCACCTGCACATTTTCGGTCACTCATTTCAGATAACGGATCCTAAAGGAAACGACATTTTCTGTAAAACTTAAAAAGTGTTTTTACGTCATACTACTTACAGACAAGTACTGTACCAAGTACAGCTGAGATCTTGCCTTGAACAGTGACCAGTCCGGCTTTGCCAGCATTCTGCAACTCCGTTGAACCGACGGATTCAAACGTACCCGGTTTGACAGATTGGAGCCCTGATAATAGACATGCTATCTTCTCAAACCCAGCTTTCTCTAGCTGATTCGCTGCTGCTGTAGACCTAAACACAAAACGAAATGGTATCTTGTCAAATGCTATTAATTCAATCCGTAATTTTATAGTAGCATCACATATGCGAGCGACAGTTACCTTAATCCTTCCTGGCATACAACGAGTAGTTTACTATCTGGTGAAAACTTGCTCCTAACAGATTGCACAAACTCAGGATTTTGCTTAGTAAACGGTAATCCAAAAAACAATCCGGCAAAATTGTTATGAACGGTCCTTTTGATTATGGTACCTACAGATAAAGCACATGAAGTCATTTCAACAACTTCATAGATCGTCAACCCAACAATGCATAGCAAGACGAGGAATACCAGGATCATTGTCTTCATTTTCGATGAAGAGTGGAACATGGTAGCATGATTTTATATGAGCTCTAGAGAACTGAGTTTTGCTCTCACGTCAACGATTGTGTACCCATCAGCTTCTGCAAGCTTCTTTGCTTCTTCGGCGTTCACAAAATCGATATCTGCTCTGATACTCAAATTTCTACTCACGCCTATTTTTCCAGGCGCCAGACATCTTCTACGCCTAGTCTGTAATTCCAACCAAGATGTCCTGAAAACAATTAATGTCCTCAAAACAAATTTCAAAATAAACTCTAATATAGAAGAAACTACACAGATCAGGGATTTAAAATTCCGAAATAaagcttattttattttatttttgctaTAATGATAAGCCATACTCATCCTGTTTGATTCTTAAAAAAATTCTCAgccaaaaaaaataaaactatGGCATTATAGATTGTCAAGCAATTCTTAAGTTTTCATATTGCCATGAAACTCAAATTGAATGTAACAAAATTGAGAATTAGCAGTTTCGTGCACTGTACAAACCTTTGGGAGAAGGAGAGAGTTGAACAACAAGCAGCAATCCCGGCCATTGTAACTTCGATTTGACCAAATTGACTGTTTGTATACCGTTAACTGTTGTTATCTCTCTCTCGCTTTCTCTCAACTGAGGAGAGGATTCGTGGATAGAAGAACACGTTGGCCCTTGAAATTTGAGACCGACAATGGGTTCTTGCCACGTGGCATCAGAATCGGATATTGTATTTCCCATCCCAGCATGAATTGATTGTCAAAATGATAATAACGAACTAGCGATACacttccattttttttttaaattatatgtaAAAATTTACGTTCATTTTTTGGTGTAAATATTTCGCGCTACAAATTTATTAAGGTTGGGCTAGGCCTTCGTATAGAAGTTTGACaacaaacttcaaaaaaaaaaaagtttgacaacaAATTGTAAGCCCAATAGGCCTAAGTTTTTTCTTTTTTTGGTTGATCTTATCAAGCTGAAAAAAGCGGTCGGTTTAAAACAAATTGCAAAAGCCCAACCGGTTGGTATTAAAACAGAGAGACAATTTCGTTAAACAATGGACTGTTCCGAAAATTAAAGTCTACGACTTTTACAAGTATTAGGTTTTGCTTCGCTTTAGAATAAAGAAAGGTGCAGTCGTGTTGAGAGCTTACCAGGTAAGCTGTCTAACTTTTTTCTTTACTTGACGAAAGAAATTACTACACTTTTTAAGTTTCATCGggttaactacatatatatatatatatatatagcttttgGTTTGTGGTAAAATTTACTAGTTGGTAACTTCGATTAGCTTTTTTGACCCTAGGTAATGACAAATTTGAATAGACATTCACTAGTAAAGGACACTGAAAGGATTAAGTTGAACGGAAAAGACGACGAGGACGACAGAAGCTTAAACAATTTTCCGGATGGAATTCTTGAGCACATCCTCTCTTTTCTCTCAACAAAAAGGGCCGTCCGGACAAGTGTATTATCTAGAAGGTGGCAATTCCTTTGGACATCCCTTAAAAGCCTTAAATTTGAAGAATACAATGTAAATAATAGAAAGCTTTTTATGGATTTTGTGGAAAGAGTATTACTACATAACAATGCAGCTCGGCTGGAGAAATTTTTGCTCTCTTGCAAAGTGAAAGATGACGCGTCTCGCATAAAATCATGGATCTCTGCTGCGGTAAGACGTAATCCCAAGGAATTGTATATTGACTTTGGTGCTTTCGAGCATAAAGTTGCGAATGAGCAAGTTCAAGTAGTAGTGTTTCCTTACTGGTTGTTTAGTAGTACTAATGAAGCAATATTGGAAGTATTGGAATTAGAAGCTAATGGTTTCCTGCATCTTCTACTTCCTTCACAAGAATTTCGTCTCCCAAATCTAAAGATACTTATTCTTGATGAGGTTATTTTCGACGAGTGTCACCCAATTAACTTTCTTTTTGCTTGCCGAGCACTTGAGGAATTGGCTATAAAGTCTTGTACATGGGAAAAGGGTTCAAATTATGATCATCTTTTTATTGAGGTCCTATTATGCTCTCATCTCAAAAATTCACTAAAATCCTTGACGATACCAACTGATTTTCTTGAGGTACTTgactatatatatagttaactcaCTTGACTTAATTTCTTTTTCTTTGAACCATGACGATATATAATCCTTAATTAATTTATTCGCATTCCTAGGGTGCATCTCGATCTTGTGCGGAAGTGCATAAATTCGAAAACTTGATAAGCTTGAATATATCTTTTGGGATGAATATCTCAGCAGTGAAGAACTACAGTGGTTTCTAGATAAATGTCCACGCCTTCAAAGTCTTCGTATGCAGACGGTAACTTAATCTGCTcgctctaattattattattatttgttatgagAGCTCTTTATTTTTCCTTTCCAAATGACATGATATAATTTTATATGATCAGTTCTTCAATGAAGGCTTTGACCTTGACCTTGGATATCCTTTATACTCATCAAATTCAAAGATATGTTTTTCGTCAACTCTCAAGAATTTTACGATCGTATGCATACACGAAGGACTCGTTCAGTTTATATGTGCAGTGAGTATTTTGTTGGCAAAGGCAACTTTCTTGGAATCCTTCGAGATAGATACACTGATATATCACGAAGATTATAAAGACTTGATCAGAGAAGAAGTTGAAACTGCTTTATCAGAAATCCATATGGGGTCGAAATCTTGCAAAGTTGACATTGTATTCACTTAGGGAAAACTTATTAAAACTTCGTACTTAGCGATTAAATTTATTTTAAAGTACTAtagaaagattttttttttcttcaaattttGAATGAAGTTCTTTTTTATTTTTGGAAGTTAAATGAAGTTTGTTTTTAGATTCGGACAAGTTCATGTTACGAATTCGGACTTTGGCCTTAAACAAATGGATCATTTTCATGATGTTGCAGAGTGAGATTCTAATATACCAGTAGTGTTTTAGTTAAAAGTACCTCGTCAAATCTTACCTCAAAGGTTAGAAATTTGCATCTTGGCCCTCGTGTTATAAAATGAGCAGTAAGTAATACTGAAAAAGAGAGTATTCTTATGAGAAGCAAAAAAAGTTAAAAGTACCACGCAGCAGGGAACTACTTCCCTTCTAAATTACTTTTTGTTGGGACTTCTATTCTATCTGCAATTTTCCTTGCTTGGTACTGAAGTAAACTTTGGAATATCAGCATCTAGCACAATGTAAATACTGAAATTGAGATGGGTATTGCATTTTGAAATTGGAATATTATGTTATTTTGCAGTATTTTCGAATTTGTGTCATTGGCATATGATGAATTGAAGAGAGCATTCTTatgagaataaaaaaaaaagttattttttttgttcgtatatacatatattttattcTGTCAGCTTAAGATGTGAAGTTCCTCAGTTGTTTATTTGCATCCAAATGATAAAACTTCTCTTTTGAAGTTGAGGGTATGCTTGATGTTTATAGCTTTAGCTTTTGACTTATCATAAATTATGTGAATTGTGATGCAAGATAGAGGGCGTTAGTTACTTACAAGTATGAATCGGCTATCGCCAGTTAGTGAGCCTGAAAGGAAGAAGTTGAATAGCGAAAATGAAGGAAGCGGCCGTAGCTTAAATGATTTTCCTGATGCCGTTCTAAAACATATCCTGTCTTTTCTTCCGACAAAACATGCTTTTCGAACAAGCATATTGTCCAGAAGGTGGCAGTACATGTGGACTTCCCTCTCTAACCTTGATTTTGAACTTGAAGAATATGATACTGTTGATGAAAGGAAACGTTTTCTAAACTTCGTCGACCGAGCATTTATTCTTCATGTTGTACCTCGAATACAAAGATTCTCCCTCTCCTGCCACGTGGAAGACGACACTTGTCGCATTGCATCGTGGATCTCTGGAGCAGTATGTCGAAATGTCAAAGAGGTTAGGATTGTGTTTCAGGACGACTTCATATTGGAGCAGTTGCATGCATTTCCTCATTGCTTGTTTAGCTGTGAAACTGTGCAAGTATTGAAAATGGAAGCACCTTTTCGAGTACTATTCCCATCACAAATTTCTCTTCCACATCTCAAAATCTTGAAACTCAAGTTTTTTACTTTTACGGGTTACTAGCCGACAAACCTTCTATTTGCTAGTCCAGCTCTTGAGGAGCTCGTCATAGATGAATTCAATTGGAATGACGAAAGAGATACAGATGAAGTAATTATTTTTGCCCCCAATCTTTGGAAGTTAACCATAAATGAACATGAAATGGATTTTGGTTCTATCAAAATCTCTGCACCTCAACTTAAAATATTTAGCTACACTGGTGGATTCATCAGAAATTATCGCTTTCCCCGCTCATCTAATTCTATTATCGAGGCTAGTCTCCGCTTTAATCTTAACATAGAACCGAGGCTAGTGGTCATTGATCATTGTGAAGAGTTCATAAGATCGCTCCAACAAGTGGAATACTTGCTACTGGCATCTGATTTTCTTGAGGTATATTTTCTTACTCGCTcatttaattatatttaacctaGTCTTCTAAGTTCTATCAGAGTGTCATCCTCGTTCTTTTTTTGCAGGCACTGTCTCGTGCCATTATTCAAAAACTTGagtgttttggacatggaagatcCAATAGATCTCCATAGGAAAGCACCAGAGGCGGTTCTCAATAAATGTCCATGCCTAGAAACTCTTAGATTACTCTAAGTATAGCATAATTTACTTTTACACTATTTTTATCCTGTCAATTGTTGTTATGAATTTTGTCTTTCTAAATGATGCGGTATAATGGTGAAACCATCAAGGCTTCCCCTCAAGTTCAGAGACCTACGATTTTGACCGGATGTTAAATTTAAATCTCATGTTTTTACCATCAACTCTCAAGGAAATTATGATTGGAGATTTTCGTGGAAACCTCAAGGAGCTGTCTGCAGTGAAAATTTTGTTACAGAAGATGACATCTTTGAAAGCTATGGAGATAGTTTTAGGGAAAGAAGTAGCATCGATGAGAAAGGAAATAGAAACTGTTTTGTCAACGATTCTCGAGGGGTCGAAATCATGCAAACTACTTGTTAAATAGTTAGACAATTTGCAAAGTTGTGGTTTCCTGGATTTAAATTTATTTCTTTGTAGATGGCCGAGTAGGCTATAGTTCGGCAACTGTGGCTTTATCTCAAATGTGTTGCTTCTTGTAGACACTAATAATATTTTAGTTGGTCATGAGTTAATTGTTAGCTAATGGCATCTATGTATGAAATGTATGTTTTTTATTTTTACTCAGTTATGGTGTCAATCAATACTACTCCTAGTGAAGCAAAATTTGCCAATAACTTGAGTCTTAATACACAATATTTTGAATCGAGGCCGTCAAGATAGGTTGATTCGGTTCTCAAAATTCATACAAGAACCCAACCTAAAACGTCTACATTTGATTATGGTATATTCCTCAATAAAGGAGAATAATTTACTAGTTAGGTATTTCAACTAGGTTTGGAATTGGCCGACAAGATAACATTGACTCATGTTGTTGAGGTAATTTCTGAGTTTTTTGCGGAAGAAGAAAAAAGGATCGAGAAAGACAAAGTTATGGAAGAAGAAAGGATTAAGAATGATAAAGTCTAGTTGGTGGGAGAATTTTAGTTCTCCAATTGTATTGCACTGAATGGGAGCTTGAAATTATAGCTATGGAAGATTGAAGGTTTTTCCCAATTGCTACTCGAAAGCTTGAAGGAAATCAATTGCGCTTCAGGATTTATTATAGTTTTTTtgttttcatttatttaattttagGTGCTTTGAAGATGATTTTTTGATAGTTGTCATGAATTTCTCTTGTCCCGAAGGAAGGGAAGCAAAGAACAAGAAAAATTCAGGTTCAATATAAATAccttttttcttttattttaatatgtattttaagTATTGAATGATAATAAAAAGAGGAATGAGCAAGATCAAAGTATTGATTTTTCCTCACTACTTGTTTAGTTGTGAAGCATTAGAAGTATTGAAAGTAGAACCTCAAGGATTCCATCTTCTACTTCCTAATTCACAATTTAGTCTCCCAAATCTCAAGAGAATTCGTCTTGAGGGTGTCACTTTTCAGAATTATCATCCGATTAACCTTCTTTTTGCTTGCCCGTCACTTGAGAAATTGGCTATACACAATAGTACATGGGAAGAACGTTCACATCATGATCTTTTTGTTGATGTCCTGACATCTGAATTCAAATCACTAAAATACTTGACGATACCGACTGATTCTCTCAAGGTTCTTGATGATAGTT
Coding sequences within:
- the LOC139884195 gene encoding uncharacterized protein gives rise to the protein MTEVKDPNAGPNSSPNPTVLLHPRREPFEHGLLQIQKLVFTDPAQTLASLKQKLVKSSSSSTQRIDSATLSESLQISLDHARLILDTLASVLHSESDQLVRAKPDEIDAVGADLSDLILFLYIQSYKRLLPRSHKDSASVADVWPSTSAFDGYLSALSPLQLVRSNSRRFMPSQADEEAHQLSYLQKHLGNILSLLGEPVEGEGEESLVLTMEGFEHLGFLIQFGDKGSEGAPLSQSAPFFANSDPDMPAVPVPAAQVHDWILQNITTALEHLTERVSAKENGPQSASDQDVAMADAGANSVKTSTSAWGPCFIEGISKSSHVKLASDLKGSSVKVLNCHDSVIYILAPLRYATVYGCSDATIVLGAVGKAVRVEHCERVHVITAANRVCIANCRECLFFLGVNQRPLIVGDNHKLQVAPFNTYYSQLEEHMAEVGIDSTINRWDEPLPLGVVDPHDSISHPAGVSDAQAESATRLDPDHFTNFLIPNWYGAESAGSTKDNPFQLPEAYLTSQQKNQSNLGEVKQMLREVPIEESRKKELSSALHLYFKDWLYASGNIRQLYCLQGD
- the LOC139884187 gene encoding LOW QUALITY PROTEIN: rhodanese-like domain-containing protein 9, chloroplastic (The sequence of the model RefSeq protein was modified relative to this genomic sequence to represent the inferred CDS: inserted 1 base in 1 codon), with protein sequence MAGIAACCSTLSFSQRTSWLELQTRRRRCLAPGKIGVSRNLSIRADIDFVNAEEAKKLAEADGYTIVDVRXKTQFSRAHIKSCYHVPLFIENEDNDPGTIIKRTVHNNFAGLFFGLPFTKQNPEFVQSVRSKFSPDSKLLVVCQEGLRSTAAANQLEKAGFEKIACLLSGLQSVKPGTFESVGSTELQNAGKAGLVTVQGKISAVLGTVLVCAFLFITFFPDQAEKLMQMVPGN
- the LOC139884189 gene encoding F-box protein At3g59000-like, whose protein sequence is MNRLSPVSEPERKKLNSENEGSGRSLNDFPDAVLKHILSFLPTKHAFRTSILSRRWQYMWTSLSNLDFELEEYDTVDERKRFLNFVDRAFILHVVPRIQRFSLSCHVEDDTCRIASWISGAVCRNVKEVRIVFQDDFILEQLHAFPHCLFSCETVQPTNLLFASPALEELVIDEFNWNDERDTDEVIIFAPNLWKLTINEHEMDFGSIKISAPQLKIFSYTGGFIRNYRFPRSSNSIIEASLRFNLNIEPRLVVIDHCEEFIRSLQQVEYLLLASDFLEALSRAIIQKLECFGHGRSNRSP